The window CTGCACAGAAGCTGTTTGACAGCATTGTATTTGCAGCTCCGTGGGAGTGCGACTAACAGCTCCATGACACGAGGGGACATCTGGTCGAGAGCCGTGACGACCTAGTACCTGGAGTCATCAGCCGTGATTCCTCTTACGTGGGACAACCACAAAACCGGATTGCTGCGGCTTGCGGGAATGAATGAACAACAGAATGAGTGTCAAGACCATAAAATCCTGTATGCCGCCAATACTTACACACCCAAAACGTGCCCCCAACCCAACCTGAATGGGTGAGAGGTCTGTCCTCTCATGTCCGCCACAGTATTTGTCactagaagtcatgtaaaatcagaGCAAAAATTCAGCATACATGCGCGGTTTCACGTAGATATtgttcaaatatgtatttcggaaaacaTTATTCCTtcataaaagggaaaaaaatccaagaaacagctaaaaaaaaaaaacgcagagaaGGGCGGCTGCTGAACCTGTCTCTCGTTGAGTATGAACACGCTCCAGTTTGCAGTGAGCACAAAACAAGAaaatttatactaaaaccaaAGTTTCAATATTGTTGGAATTCAAAACTGTGAAATGCAgaatttacgattttattctcgaaatctcataATTTGAACACactgtcgtaacaggcattgcctgagacagctatgaaaagggggtaTATGTGACCTTCGGCCTGGGCAGAGGtagaattacaactttttttcccgataaatacaccactttatcctcataaatttacgacttcttgTTATTcttgaaattttattttttttaatgtggccctATAATAGTCTGTTGCACTTCCACACATTCCCAGACAACATTTATCTGTATCACTGCACCACTGTACAGTGCTCCCTCCCTCCCTGTATCGCCTTAATGACAGTGTATGAAAGccgttacaggccgagcctggccctttaagaagaattgctttgtgggaagttgagtgtctctctcgtCCCTCCCTCATCTGTCTTCACCTCCatcgttttctgcatcctgattggctgtacaccgtcgtcaatctccttcgtgccgccctgccgtgtcattgctagcttgctagcttgtgaatgagtcttcggttcgtctgcagcagttttaacaaagatacaaaaactctacagtacagcggaagggtgccaggacgaaaaggcacggtcacaggagtgaaatacacgtgaatCTTTTCTTGTGTCTGACCTGGAGGTTgataattaaaattcaaacaaaggtttgaacttttttgagggtgtttaaacaggagagaaatgtgagaaaatgttaatgcctgtctgagaagagagtataaagtgtatggctaggggttttacagccttgaaAAAGTTTACTTATcacatttcacttattgcgggttaTTATCGGAACAtatccccacgataaacgagggaacattaTCTCAATTAGCTGAATGACAACTGCAGCACTCAACCATAGTCAAGTAATGAGGTCAGTGTTTGGGGCCCCCTGGTGGACGTGAGGTGCTACCACCACTTAATGGGAGAATCACTTGCCAATAACAAGGTtaataaatatacagtgtatTAAAAGAGTTATTAGTAAAGATGATGTAggacaggggtcgggaacctttttggctaagagagccataaaagccacatattttaaaatgtatttccgggagagccacataatattttttaacattgaatacaactaaatgtgggcatttttaagcaagacctctaaagtctctaaagttattctttttattaacattgttatactgaagctatccaataataaataaaatacttcttaccattaatgcgacttctggtgctgcgtggttttgcaccgtactccgtatctttttcttttcaccatcttcttcgtcaaaagggtcggctctacagaattagctacttcttgacatctcaatgatgcgcgtaggctaccgcattatccagtcataatcaaattttggtgtctgacccggaaaatatcggaaggacagctggcactggccACCCCACATtgaggtagaaaatggatggatggactaaaacgcataagaaagttttatattttgagcattatttttaacactgggatttctgtaatgtactttaAAGGTGagcgtacaaaaaaaaaactaaaatacatttttatcgtgttaagacatgtttgagagccagatgcagtcatcaaaagagccacatctggctcccgagccataggttccctacccctgatgTAGGAGAAGGTAATGCCTGGCTACCGTTTCATTAAAATAGCAATAAAGAGGCCAAatgaacatgttttattattggcATACATTGTCAGTAATTGAGGGTCAGAGAGacaataaatatactgtatggaaTCCATTCTTTACTTTTCTTTCTCCAATGTTTCCATTGCTGATCATGACATGTTCTGTAAAGCATGACAACACATTACACATGTACACCACGAAGTGTGTACACCAAACTGTGTCTACATTAACAATATGAAAGATATTCATGTCTTCATAGAATCACGCTGTGTTCCGGCCAGACAGTTCTTCATGGGTTCATGCAGCAGCTATTGTCTTTGTGGCTTAACTAGTTGGTCCTCAGAGGTCCTCCTCCTGATCTCATCAACAAGATCAGCTCTGGAAATATCAACCTGATAGAAACGAGGAAAAAAATTTGTGGCTGATCGTTCAacttatatatcaaaatatgaGCAGAATTGTTCATATTCAGAATTGCAATGAGCTACCTTttagttaaaggaaaactgcacttttttttttttaattttgcccatcattcacaatccttatgtgaaacatgaacacttatttctttccctttcctgTGTGTTCTAACAGGAGAAAaggagttagcatgagccagctaacaatgcgcATCATGGGAGGCACTTATTTTGACGCTAAAACCCTACAAAAAATGCCaggtgttccatttacataactgacctgtatattaaccaagctacagcgatattatTGTAGAAGCTAACAAACTATATTTATATGGCGGAGTAACACGACGCCTTGCTAGCcgctagtctcagcgtcacAACGCCTCATGCCACTGCAAtgggacagacggaagagtggatactactggctctcaattttactacgaagactcaacaagatgctcgtctGCTGTCAGaatttttttacctgaggacttgtcttgtgctggaagacacagccatcccaatgagagcggacattgtaagtgtcatcactgttgttgacggaagtagcgttagctcctatgggctatgtgaaatcaatgcacctaggaaagtttcggtaatgttttaaatcatcaaaatacgacatgatactgtaagtattacatgttatgatCACAGGATGTATATATAAAACGCTAAAACGTTAGTTTTttcatagtcgaaataggtgcctcccatgacgtgtaatgttagctggctcatactaactcgtttcctctcattagaacgcacagaaaagggaaacaaatatgtgttcatgtttcacataaggattgtggatgatgggcaaaattccaaaaaaagtgcggttttccCTTAAAGTGAGGTGGTGGGTGTTTTTTGGCGACACCTTGTGGCCACAATActtcattgagttgagcttgtgacgtctttaggcacacaaattgaatgatacagagcacGCTGGATGCTTTTTTTTACGGAATACTTTCTTAtatgcttctgccttggagacgtatgtgtctgtaagtaatgtgcaaccaTAATTATGTGACAGTGAAGAACAAGTATAGCGTTTAAACACATTATTAGACCACCACTGATCTAGAAAATAATCTTTCGGTAATATTGATACATGCAAACAATGCATTTGGAAAATAATAGACAATAGCTGTTTATCAAGATGCCAAATGATCAACTTGAGTTGTATTTctgacagaaaaaaatggcaaacatagttttgttttttttttttatgtgtgacaCTATTTTGTTTGActaatccaaataaaaatgtttacttttagTCCAATAGGTTAGTGTTGTCATCTATGATACAAGGTGTGTTGACTTGGTTTCATTTATATCCAATATGGAAAAATGAATCATTGCTGACTCAACGGTACCTCCTCTCTGGTGGTGACGTCACGCAGCTTGACGACGCCGTCTTTCAGCTCCTGTTCTCCAAGGATTGCCACCAGGGGGATCCCCGTCTCCTCGCAGTGCTGCAGCTGACTCAGCAATTTGGGATTCTTCTTGTACATCACCTCTGCCTGCACACACGATAAAACAATCCATGTGATACCACTCCAAGGGATAAaggtacaaacaaacttttttttccctgatgaaagacgggagtctaatctttcttttggtaggttccatgtttatttcgccacagaacacaatattgtgtgcCTTGAATAATCTGCTGGTACtgaaaaacggctgggattgaatgagtcaaCATGATCCAGATGATGATAGCGTTAATAACATGATCCAGATGATACCATaatctagatcaggggtcagcctccttgttgtagATTTTTTAACAACACTGCAGTGGTGGAaatgcacttttgtttttgataaACACTTTGAAACATCCGACTGTCTCTTAGACCGCGCATcctggctgagttctgactggtAATTGGCTGAGTGAGAGGATGCATGCGGTGAGACATGAGAGAGATGTCCTTTTTCCCCCCTGCGGTAAGCTAACAATGAATacatcccccccccaaaaaagaaaagggCTGCCAATGACGCGGGCTTACCTGTATGCTTGATATCTGTTGTATTCTGCTGTTATAGCGTAAGTGTAAGAGGCGGCAAATGGCTCTTTTGCCCGTAAATGTCGCAGATCCCTGCTCTACGGTAGTAGTAAGTATCATTCCTGCCATCGGCAACATGACGAAGAGAAATGCTGAGAAAAGCCGCACCTTGATTCCAGCGTTCCAAAGTTCAGTGACAAGTTTGAGCCTCTCGTCCATCAAGTTCTTCTGCGCAGACGCCACCATCACCTGCACCTCAGTCGTGCGAATCTTGGCCTCTGAAGCCTGGGAGAAAGATTGCGAATATGAgcaggtatttaaaaaaatgtcacatctGACAAAGATCTTACCTCTGCTTTTTGCTCCATGATGGAGAAGATTCTCTCAATGCCGATGCTGACGCCCACGCACGGTACTTTCTTGCCACTGGGAGCAAACATGCCCACCAGTCCGTCGTAACGTCCTCCTCCAGCGACACTGCCCACGCTCACGCCCTCATCAGCAGGGCAGCCATTTTGTTCCTCGGCGGAGGCCTGAGACAGCACTGCTTCATAAATAACTCCTGTGTAATAGTCCAGACCCCGAGCCAAACTCAGGTCAAACACCACCTGGAGGGCACCAAATATGACAAGATTACACAACACCAagggtgtttgtgtgcgtgtgtacgcTGTTTCATACCTTGTCTGTAACCTGAAAAAGTTGCAAGTAGCTGAAGAGCAGTTTGATGTCTGACAGACCTGCAGAAGCCTGCTTGCTCCGAGACATCTTCTCATCCTGAAGGAGGCGCTCAGCTAAGTCCATCCCGcctccaaaatgaaaaaaaacattaacaagcACGCATTAAACCTGCACTATGtactataaatacagtacatgtaccatAAACATTAACAAGCACGCATTAAACCTGCACTATGtactataaatacagtacatgtaccatAAACATTAACAAGCACGCATTAAACCTGCACTATAtactataaatacagtacatgtaccatAAACATTAACAAGCACGCATTAAACCTGCACTATGtactataaatacagtacatgtaccatAAACATTAACAAGCACGCATTAAACCTGCACTATGtactataaatacagtacatgtaccatAAACATTAACAAGCACGCATTAAACCTGCACTATGtactataaatacagtacatgtaccatAAACCACATTAACAAGCACGCATTAAACCTGCACTATGtactataaatacagtacatgtaccatAAACCACATTAACAAGCACGCATTAAACCTGCACTATGtactataaatacagtacatgtaccatAAACATTAACAAGCACGCATTAAACCTGCACTATAtactataaatacagtacatgtaccatAAACATTAACAAGCACGCATTAAACCTGCACTATGtactataaatacagtacatgtaccatAAACATTAACAAGCACGCATTAAACCTGCACTATGtactataaatacagtacatgtaccatAAACATTAACAAGCACGCATTAAACCTGCACTATGtactataaatacagtacatgtaccatAAACCACATTAACAAGCACGCATTAAACCTGCACTATGTActataaatacagtagtacatGTATCATAAACCACATTAACAAGCATGCAAGATACAGGAAGTACTTCTTCAGCCATGACATCAGCAGTGATacaatgtgtgttttgtgtttgtattcTCACCTTGCATGCTGACATATTCCCCAATCTGGTTTGCCGCTTCCTCTGACAAGCCCTTTTCATTCACCATCTCCCTCTTCACATCTTCCCATGGCAGCTGTTGCACCACAACAGCagcacaatggaaaaaaaaagaaagaaaagaaaatacattaaagATGAGAAAAAggtgagatttaaaaaatactatttatacaatatttgatttataataattatatgttATGCACcgtgtttttattgtgaaggcaggaagtgtactgttttgtttttgggctCATGACCAAACAAAGTTGAAGTCTGTGTGGTGCGATGGTTGAGATGAAGCTGCGTGCCTCCTGAGCTTACAGACTGCCTTCCTTTCGCTGTGTTGAGCTTGTACATCTTATTAACACCCTCACGTGACCATACAGGCGTCCCAAAAAAATGTATCCACTTACTGCAACAGTCTGTCATGCCAAGTATTAAAGATGAGGAGTTTCAGCATCACGATGCTAGAGCCTTCCTTGATGAGATCTTGCCAAACAGGTGGATCGGACGAAGGGGTTTCATTGAATCCCCTCCGCGTTCACTAGACCTCACGCaactagacttttttttttatggaaatacCTAAAAGGTATTTCTGCAACAGTCGCTGAATTGAGAGCAGCCATTCAACATGAATAATCAACAATATAATCACGTTTGTCAATTCTATTACATTGAGAAAATTGAACAAACTATAACGTAAAGACCTGGTTTACgattatttaaagtgtgtatacGTTTTTTTGGTCCACACTGTATTTACAAACCAAAACGCGAAAATAATTCCACACAGCCGACATACtaactgagctagcaagcttgttgctgtgtggaacaCGTCATCACCTGCGTATCGATGTGAACCGATGTCTAACTTTTATGCAAATATCAGCTGATAATGTCAGtcagccgatattatcggatatccctaaaaaaaaatattaaaagatgacaaaaacattgtattaaaaaatatataaaagagatgacatttaaaaaagaaaaacattaatTATGACACAaaagtgagttttttttaacatgtcaaaaaaagaaaacaaagatgacaaaaagtgacatttaaaaaaaatgaaaaaaaaaaacattaaagatgacaaaaaagtaggggtgtcatgataTATTCGGTTCTTGAGTGGGTTCACGAGAACAAGGCAAGATGAtattttaatgttacttttcaGAAAACTATATGACAAGctatatgactggacaaacttttttttttttttttttttttttttttttaattgagtcacaaaacaatgcaggtacaagggtaaagcacttaatgtgcggttccattCCTGCCTCGCGCACTGCCACGTCCATATCACGTGTATCATCATTCACAGTAggatgccatagttcagtctgattggcttctggttACCCTGTTCTCACCACACACCTTTTGTCTAAACgaaaaataacatcacattttattctcgagatcttgtgacacccctactaaaaagtgaaaaaatcccccacccccaaaaaaaacattaaagatgacaaatgtgaaattagataaaaagtggaatttaaaaaacacattaaaaatgccaaaagtgaaatttaaaaaaatttagataaaatgtgaaaaaaaaacaacattaaagatGTCAACggtgaaataaaaaacattaacgGGAACGAAAagtgaaattgaaaaaaaaaaaaaaacatatgatgACCAAAAAAGTGAAATTAAAGAAAAACCAATAAGGA of the Dunckerocampus dactyliophorus isolate RoL2022-P2 chromosome 11, RoL_Ddac_1.1, whole genome shotgun sequence genome contains:
- the hars gene encoding histidine--tRNA ligase isoform X1, producing the protein MFAVRTCCDMVGFPRSNFVQSWRSFMGITVAQIDQEVAKLLELKAQLGGDDGKNQFVLKTAKGTRDYNPKQMAIREKVFNIIISCFKRHGAETIDTPVFELKETLTGKYGEDSKLIYDLKDQGGELLSLRYDLTVPFARYLAMNKISNIKRYHIAKVYRRDNPAMTRGRYREFYQCDFDIAGQYDSMVPDAECLRIVHEILSQLDLGDFRIKVNDRRILDGMFAVCGVPDDKFRTICSTVDKLDKLPWEDVKREMVNEKGLSEEAANQIGEYVSMQGGMDLAERLLQDEKMSRSKQASAGLSDIKLLFSYLQLFQVTDKVVFDLSLARGLDYYTGVIYEAVLSQASAEEQNGCPADEGVSVGSVAGGGRYDGLVGMFAPSGKKVPCVGVSIGIERIFSIMEQKAEASEAKIRTTEVQVMVASAQKNLMDERLKLVTELWNAGIKAEVMYKKNPKLLSQLQHCEETGIPLVAILGEQELKDGVVKLRDVTTREEVDISRADLVDEIRRRTSEDQLVKPQRQ
- the hars gene encoding histidine--tRNA ligase isoform X2; its protein translation is MEGKAHIQDAIKSQGELVRKMKSEKASKEQIDQEVAKLLELKAQLGGDDGKNQFVLKTAKGTRDYNPKQMAIREKVFNIIISCFKRHGAETIDTPVFELKETLTGKYGEDSKLIYDLKDQGGELLSLRYDLTVPFARYLAMNKISNIKRYHIAKVYRRDNPAMTRGRYREFYQCDFDIAGQYDSMVPDAECLRIVHEILSQLDLGDFRIKVNDRRILDGMFAVCGVPDDKFRTICSTVDKLDKLPWEDVKREMVNEKGLSEEAANQIGEYVSMQGGMDLAERLLQDEKMSRSKQASAGLSDIKLLFSYLQLFQVTDKVVFDLSLARGLDYYTGVIYEAVLSQASAEEQNGCPADEGVSVGSVAGGGRYDGLVGMFAPSGKKVPCVGVSIGIERIFSIMEQKAEASEAKIRTTEVQVMVASAQKNLMDERLKLVTELWNAGIKAEVMYKKNPKLLSQLQHCEETGIPLVAILGEQELKDGVVKLRDVTTREEVDISRADLVDEIRRRTSEDQLVKPQRQ